From Calonectris borealis chromosome 7, bCalBor7.hap1.2, whole genome shotgun sequence, one genomic window encodes:
- the VWA2 gene encoding von Willebrand factor A domain-containing protein 2 isoform X1, which translates to MRQPARELLTADKKNSFRNWINIPLFFFFCFRFVAMSLLSFESICIFLLPQVLLVLGIQEIHADQEMISKISAAGQLMQCSASLDVLFLLDGSYSIGKGSFERSKLFAGKLCDALDIHPDRVRVGMIQFSSTPHLEFPLDSYLTKEEVKERIKRIVFRGGSTETGRALKYILRKGFPGGRNSSVPEVLIIISDGKSQGSTAMPAMQVKERHVTVFAVGIKFPRWEELHVLASEPTEQHVLFAGDADDAANGLYSTLTGSVCSTTARGCKVESHPCERRTLETVKELAGNYVCWKGSKQPNAVRASLCPFYRWKRVLIKHPSRCFRTVCPDPCDSQPCQNGGTCVPEGLDKYHCLCPVGYGGDIHCAPKLSLECSVDLLFLMDSSAGVTLEGFLRYKAFLKRFLQAVMGRDSPMNVGVAQYDHNVRIPIEVGQHKDAFSLMKSIDALNFSGGGTLTGRALQYIAQHGFRSTPVFADVQDDLPRVVVLLTDSKSQDPVAEAAKYARDRDLFLIGVGSSFVRAELTKVTGNPKQTVVYSDPQDLFNRIPELQRRICSVDNPEGCQVQSLDLAFAVDASAGVGLENFLRLRDFVRSSLLHFSINRDVTQIALVVYGSKAHTAFALDTHTSNSALLQAIDQVPFLGDLASAGSALLHIYGDVMTVQKGARPGVNKAVVVLTNGGGVEDAAAPAQQLRDNGILVFVVVIGDAQRDTLLRVAGSPNYLVHISSYEDLQHYQDLIIERICEEAKSPVNLCKPNPCMNQGVCILGPGSYRCECHGWEGPHCESSKGVLRGDSPRSLVLPPHSHVQRGSSGLQHFPRAPRHTKRHVDQRH; encoded by the exons ATGAGACAACCAGCAAGAGAATTATTAACTGCAGataaaaaaaacagctttaggaATTGGATTAatattcctctctttttttttttttgtttcagatttgtcGCCATGAGCCTCTTGTCATTTGAATCCATCTGCATTTTCCTGCTTCCCCAAG TTTTGCTGGTGTTGGGTATACAAGAAATTCATGCTGACCAGGAGATGATCAGCAAGATCTCAGCTGCTGGCCAGt TGATGCAGTGCTCGGCTTCATTAGACGTCCTTTTCCTCTTGGACGGCTCCTACAGCATTGGCAAAGGAAGCTTTGAGAGGTCTAAGCTCTTCGCAGGCAAGCTCTGTGATGCCTTGGACATCCATCCAGACAGG GTCCGCGTGGGAATGATACAGTTTAGCTCAACTCCCCACCTTGAATTTCCACTGGATTCGTATCTAACCAAAgaagaagtgaaagaaagaatCAAGAGGATTGTGTTCAG AGGTGGGAGTACAGAAACAGGTCGGGCTCTGAAGTACATTCTCCGCAAGGGATTCCCTGGTGGCAGAAACTCGAGTGTCCCTGAAGTCCTGATCATCATTTCGGACGGAAAGTCCCAGGGCAGCACTGCAATGCCTGCAATGCAGGTGAAGGAGAGACACGTCACGGTTTTTGCAGTAGGAATCAAGTTTCCAAG GTGGGAGGAGCTGCACGTGCTGGCGAGCGAGCCCACCGAGCAGCACGTGCTCTTTGCTGGAGATGCCGACGATGCTGCCAACGGCCTGTACAGCACCCTCACCGGCTCTGTCTGCAGCACCACCGCTCGAG GATGCAAAGTTGAATCCCACCCTTGTGAACGCAGGACCCTGGAGACTGTGAAAGAGCTGGCTGGAAACTATGTGTGTTGGAAGGGCTCAAAGCAGCCAAATGCAGTGCGTGCATCGCTGTGCCCTTTCTACAG ATGGAAGAGAGTCTTGATAAAACATCCATCCAGATGCTTCCGAACTGTATGTCCAG ACCCTTGCGACTCCCAGCCATGCCAGAACGGGGGCACGTGTGTCCCAGAGGGACTGGACAAATACCACTGCCTCTGCCCGGTGGGGTACGGAGGAGACATCCACTGCG CACCAAAGCTGAGCCTCGAGTGCAGCGTGGATCTCCTTTTCCTGATGGACAGCTCGGCGGGGGTCACGCTGGAAGGGTTCCTGCGCTACAAAGCGTTCCTCAAGAGGTTCCTCCAAGCAGTGATGGGCCGGGACTCGCCAATGAACGTGGGGGTGGCTCAGTACGATCACAATGTCAGGATACCCATTGAAGTGGGCCAACACAAGGATGCGTTCAGTCTCATGAAGAGCATTGATGCTTTGAATTTCAGTGGAGGAGGAACCCTGACAGGCAGAGCCCTGCAGTACATTGCACAGCACGGTTTTAGGAGCACCCCAGTCTTTGCAGATGTACAGGATGACCTCCCACGCGTGGTTGTCTTGCTCACTGACTCCAAGTCTCAGGATCCAGTGGCAGAAGCCGCTAAGTATGCGAGGGACCGAGATCTCTTCTTGATCGGTGTAGGCAGCAGCTTCGTGAGAGCAGAGCTGACCAAGGTGACTGGCAATCCAAAGCAGACGGTTGTCTACTCGGACCCCCAGGACCTGTTCAACAGGATCccagagctgcagagaagaaTCTGCAGCGTGGACAATCCTGAGG GCTGCCAGGTGCAGTCTCTTGATTTGGCATTTGCGGTGGATGCCTCGGCTGGAGTTGGCCTGGAGAATTTTCTGCGGCTGAGGGACTTTGTCAGGAGCAGCCTTTTGCACTTCAGCATCAACCGGGATGTCACCCAAATTGCCCTTGTGGTCTATGGCAGCAAAGCTCACACTGCCTTCGCTTTGGACACCCACACAAGCAATTCGGCTCTCCTCCAAGCCATCGACCAGGTGCCTTTCCTTGGGGACTTGGCCTCTGCTGGCAGCGCCTTGCTGCATATTTATGGTGACGTGATGACAGTGCAGAAAGGAGCAAGACCTGGCGTCAACAAGGCAGTGGTGGTGCTCACAAACGGAGGCGGCGTGGAGGATGCAGCTGCCCCAGCTCAGCAGCTGAGGGACAACGGCATTTTGGTGTTTGTGGTTGTCATTGGGGACGCACAGAGGGACACGCTGCTGAGGGTTGCTGGATCTCCCAACTACCTGGTCCACATCTCCTCCTATGAAGACCTGCAGCATTACCAAGACCTTATCATCGAAAGAATCTGTGAAG AAGCAAAAAGCCCCGTGAACCTGTGCAAACCCAACCCGTGCATGAACCAGGGCGTATGCATCCTTGGGCCTGGGAGCTACCGGTGCGAATGCCACGGCTGGGAAGGACCCCACTGTGAGAGCAGTAA AGGAGTTCTCCGGGGCGATTCTCCGAGATCCTTGGTCCTTCCTCCGCACTCCCATGTGCAGCGGGGTTCGAGTGGTTTGCAGCActtccccagagccccccggcaCACCAAAAGGCACGTGGATCAGAGACACTGA
- the VWA2 gene encoding von Willebrand factor A domain-containing protein 2 isoform X2, producing the protein MRQPARELLTADKKNSFRNWINIPLFFFFCFRFVAMSLLSFESICIFLLPQVLLVLGIQEIHADQEMISKISAAGQLMQCSASLDVLFLLDGSYSIGKGSFERSKLFAGKLCDALDIHPDRVRVGMIQFSSTPHLEFPLDSYLTKEEVKERIKRIVFRGGSTETGRALKYILRKGFPGGRNSSVPEVLIIISDGKSQGSTAMPAMQVKERHVTVFAVGIKFPRWEELHVLASEPTEQHVLFAGDADDAANGLYSTLTGSVCSTTARGCKVESHPCERRTLETVKELAGNYVCWKGSKQPNAVRASLCPFYRWKRVLIKHPSRCFRTVCPDPCDSQPCQNGGTCVPEGLDKYHCLCPVGYGGDIHCAPKLSLECSVDLLFLMDSSAGVTLEGFLRYKAFLKRFLQAVMGRDSPMNVGVAQYDHNVRIPIEVGQHKDAFSLMKSIDALNFSGGGTLTGRALQYIAQHGFRSTPVFADVQDDLPRVVVLLTDSKSQDPVAEAAKYARDRDLFLIGVGSSFVRAELTKVTGNPKQTVVYSDPQDLFNRIPELQRRICSVDNPEGCQVQSLDLAFAVDASAGVGLENFLRLRDFVRSSLLHFSINRDVTQIALVVYGSKAHTAFALDTHTSNSALLQAIDQVPFLGDLASAGSALLHIYGDVMTVQKGARPGVNKAVVVLTNGGGVEDAAAPAQQLRDNGILVFVVVIGDAQRDTLLRVAGSPNYLVHISSYEDLQHYQDLIIERICEEAKSPVNLCKPNPCMNQGVCILGPGSYRCECHGWEGPHCESRVLRGDSPRSLVLPPHSHVQRGSSGLQHFPRAPRHTKRHVDQRH; encoded by the exons ATGAGACAACCAGCAAGAGAATTATTAACTGCAGataaaaaaaacagctttaggaATTGGATTAatattcctctctttttttttttttgtttcagatttgtcGCCATGAGCCTCTTGTCATTTGAATCCATCTGCATTTTCCTGCTTCCCCAAG TTTTGCTGGTGTTGGGTATACAAGAAATTCATGCTGACCAGGAGATGATCAGCAAGATCTCAGCTGCTGGCCAGt TGATGCAGTGCTCGGCTTCATTAGACGTCCTTTTCCTCTTGGACGGCTCCTACAGCATTGGCAAAGGAAGCTTTGAGAGGTCTAAGCTCTTCGCAGGCAAGCTCTGTGATGCCTTGGACATCCATCCAGACAGG GTCCGCGTGGGAATGATACAGTTTAGCTCAACTCCCCACCTTGAATTTCCACTGGATTCGTATCTAACCAAAgaagaagtgaaagaaagaatCAAGAGGATTGTGTTCAG AGGTGGGAGTACAGAAACAGGTCGGGCTCTGAAGTACATTCTCCGCAAGGGATTCCCTGGTGGCAGAAACTCGAGTGTCCCTGAAGTCCTGATCATCATTTCGGACGGAAAGTCCCAGGGCAGCACTGCAATGCCTGCAATGCAGGTGAAGGAGAGACACGTCACGGTTTTTGCAGTAGGAATCAAGTTTCCAAG GTGGGAGGAGCTGCACGTGCTGGCGAGCGAGCCCACCGAGCAGCACGTGCTCTTTGCTGGAGATGCCGACGATGCTGCCAACGGCCTGTACAGCACCCTCACCGGCTCTGTCTGCAGCACCACCGCTCGAG GATGCAAAGTTGAATCCCACCCTTGTGAACGCAGGACCCTGGAGACTGTGAAAGAGCTGGCTGGAAACTATGTGTGTTGGAAGGGCTCAAAGCAGCCAAATGCAGTGCGTGCATCGCTGTGCCCTTTCTACAG ATGGAAGAGAGTCTTGATAAAACATCCATCCAGATGCTTCCGAACTGTATGTCCAG ACCCTTGCGACTCCCAGCCATGCCAGAACGGGGGCACGTGTGTCCCAGAGGGACTGGACAAATACCACTGCCTCTGCCCGGTGGGGTACGGAGGAGACATCCACTGCG CACCAAAGCTGAGCCTCGAGTGCAGCGTGGATCTCCTTTTCCTGATGGACAGCTCGGCGGGGGTCACGCTGGAAGGGTTCCTGCGCTACAAAGCGTTCCTCAAGAGGTTCCTCCAAGCAGTGATGGGCCGGGACTCGCCAATGAACGTGGGGGTGGCTCAGTACGATCACAATGTCAGGATACCCATTGAAGTGGGCCAACACAAGGATGCGTTCAGTCTCATGAAGAGCATTGATGCTTTGAATTTCAGTGGAGGAGGAACCCTGACAGGCAGAGCCCTGCAGTACATTGCACAGCACGGTTTTAGGAGCACCCCAGTCTTTGCAGATGTACAGGATGACCTCCCACGCGTGGTTGTCTTGCTCACTGACTCCAAGTCTCAGGATCCAGTGGCAGAAGCCGCTAAGTATGCGAGGGACCGAGATCTCTTCTTGATCGGTGTAGGCAGCAGCTTCGTGAGAGCAGAGCTGACCAAGGTGACTGGCAATCCAAAGCAGACGGTTGTCTACTCGGACCCCCAGGACCTGTTCAACAGGATCccagagctgcagagaagaaTCTGCAGCGTGGACAATCCTGAGG GCTGCCAGGTGCAGTCTCTTGATTTGGCATTTGCGGTGGATGCCTCGGCTGGAGTTGGCCTGGAGAATTTTCTGCGGCTGAGGGACTTTGTCAGGAGCAGCCTTTTGCACTTCAGCATCAACCGGGATGTCACCCAAATTGCCCTTGTGGTCTATGGCAGCAAAGCTCACACTGCCTTCGCTTTGGACACCCACACAAGCAATTCGGCTCTCCTCCAAGCCATCGACCAGGTGCCTTTCCTTGGGGACTTGGCCTCTGCTGGCAGCGCCTTGCTGCATATTTATGGTGACGTGATGACAGTGCAGAAAGGAGCAAGACCTGGCGTCAACAAGGCAGTGGTGGTGCTCACAAACGGAGGCGGCGTGGAGGATGCAGCTGCCCCAGCTCAGCAGCTGAGGGACAACGGCATTTTGGTGTTTGTGGTTGTCATTGGGGACGCACAGAGGGACACGCTGCTGAGGGTTGCTGGATCTCCCAACTACCTGGTCCACATCTCCTCCTATGAAGACCTGCAGCATTACCAAGACCTTATCATCGAAAGAATCTGTGAAG AAGCAAAAAGCCCCGTGAACCTGTGCAAACCCAACCCGTGCATGAACCAGGGCGTATGCATCCTTGGGCCTGGGAGCTACCGGTGCGAATGCCACGGCTGGGAAGGACCCCACTGTGAGAGCA GAGTTCTCCGGGGCGATTCTCCGAGATCCTTGGTCCTTCCTCCGCACTCCCATGTGCAGCGGGGTTCGAGTGGTTTGCAGCActtccccagagccccccggcaCACCAAAAGGCACGTGGATCAGAGACACTGA